The Chitinophaga pinensis DSM 2588 region ATAACAAGAATGGCAATACCAATTTTGTTGAACAGGTTTTCCCCGATAAATTTCTCCAGGTCCGGGTTTTTCTCCCAGAAGGATGGCTTAGGTTCCGCCGGCGCCGCAGGTGTAAAGGCTGCTGCCTGCTCAGATACACCGGAAATATCCGCGGTACCTGTTTGCTCATTACCGGAGAGGGCACCTTCATAAGCTGTAAATGCTGCCTCCAGTGCAGGTGTAGCTGCTGGTTCCGGTTCCGGTGTAGCCGGTATATCGATAACAGGTGTTGTTGTTACTGGTGGCGGTGGTGGAAGTGGTACATCCTCAACGATAGGTGGTGGTATGTATGGTTTAGGTTCCGGTCTGACAGCTGCCTGTCTGTCCCAATCCCTGCGTGGTGCATATTCTTCGTGAGGGGAAGAAGGACCTGTTTCCTGCTGTTGACGCAGTAGTCGCTCCAGCTTATATTCCAGTTCCACGAGTTTACTTTTGAGTGAGTTCCCCGTGTTAATTACAATGATCAGGATTACAATTAGAAGGATGAACGTAATTACAGCCATAAGCTATAGGTATTTAATGGGAGTATTGCATGAATATAGTCGATTATTGATAAAAAGCCCCGCATTCACAGGAACACGAGGCTATATCAACATTGCAACTGAGTAAACGAATTTGTTGATGGATTTCTGGCGCGATGTTTACGAGATATTTATTCTGTAGGTTGTTTGCCTTGTGTTGACCGGTTTCTATGGCAAAAAGGGGAAAACGACCTCTCATACTTGAATAAATATCGGTAGAGATGCGACCTTACTCTCTAGTACTCAACAAATATATTCTATTTTTTAATATAAAGTAGTCTTTTATTTTTTGTATGGAAATCTCCATTATAAAACCACCCGCTGTAGTCATACAGCGGGTGGTCCAGGGCTTGTGGGCGGATAGAAAAACTTATTTAAAGTCGGTGGACAAGGTCACTTCGCGGTTAGCCGCAATACCTTGTTGCAACATATCTATCTTATAATTTGCAAACAGCAGGGCATCCGAACCCAACAGCAAACGTAATGGTGCTTCTGCAGCTGTTGAGGTAGCAATTATTACTGCCGCCAGTTTAGCCGGATCGCCTAACTGTGTGCCAGGCACCTCTTCTTTGTGTTTGCGTTTTTCTTCCTGAATAGTGCTATATGCTGCGATCGGATGTTCCGGAACAATAATGGAACCGCTGCTCAGGAAGTTTGTACGTACATATCCTGGTTCGATGATCGTTACCTGGATGCCGAATGGCTGTACTTCCTGTGCCAATGCTTCAGATATACCTTCCACAGCGAATTTACTGCCACAGTAGAGTCCCCAGCCACCACCTGCAATCAGGCCAAATACACTGGAGATATTGAAGATACGACCGCTGCCAGCTGCACGCATATGTGGTAATACGGCACGGGTTACGTTCAGCAAACCAAATACATTGATATCAAAAATAGCCTGGGCTTCCTTCGCAGATGTTTCTTCGATACCGCCAATCAGACCATAACCGGCATTGTTTACCAGTACATCAATGGATGTAAACTGTTTAATCGTGGCGTCTACCGCTTTGGCGATGCTTGTTTCATCATTCAGATCAACCTGTAAAGGGAGGAACTGTGCGGAGGTATTGCCTACCGCTTTTTTCAATGTATTGAGGTTACGGCCGGTTGCCGCTACATTATATCCTGCTGCAAGTAACTGATTCACCAGTTCAAGACCAATACCCTGCGAACAGCCTGTTACAAACCATGTTTTTCTTTGTGTGTCCATAATTCTGATGTTTTAATTTTATGACACAAAGGAACAAACATTGCACTGTCGGGGACTTGATCAAACCGTAACAATACTTGTGAGTTTCAAATATTGACCTGCAGCAAGGCATTTTTCCGGAACCTGGAAGGGGTGATATGTTCTTTTTTATTGAAGAAGGACGTAAAGGCCGCATGTTCGGAGAAACCCAGGGTGTAACTGATGGCATTAATGTCCCAGTCAGTTTGCAGCAATAACACCTTGGCCTCATATAGTAACCTGTCCTGTATATGTTCCCGCAGGGTCTTGCCGGTCTGGTTTCTCACCAGCGTATTCAGGTAGTTGGGATGTACATTCAACTGATCGGCAAACTCGCCCGCTGTTTTCATCTTCACCACATCGTCCATCGTTTTTACCTGGAAATTGGTTTCCAATAGTGACAGGAATCCATGTATATAACGGTAATTATCAGGAACAGCCGTATTGACCAGGTTTCTGCCTGCCCGCTGACTTTCCAGCAAGATCATTTGCAGATGCAGGAGGATGGCTTGCTTTTTATCTTCGTTCTGTCCGCGGTCTTCTTCCCATATCTGTTCAAATGACCTGTTGATATTAGCAGATTGTGCTTCGGTAAGTTGAACAACGGCATTAGCTGGCTGGAAGAAAGGATAGTTCCGGAACAGCTGCACCAAATGCGTTTCCTGTGTAAAATAGGCAGGATGGATCAGGCAGAAGTGTCCGCCTGTCTCGGCGGAGGTCGTCTGCCAGGACATGATTTCATCAGGATGTAAAAAGGCGATCTCGCCTGCATTCATTAGGTACTGATGGAGTCCGACGGTAAGGACGCCCGTTCCTGCCGTCATATGGAAGATCTTGTAAAACTGCCGGCGGTTAGGAGAGATGTAGTCCTTTACAGGATAACGTTCTCTGTTTTCGACACTGAAATATTTTGCATCAAGCGGGTATAATTCCACATTTAAAAAGGGAACTTTGAAATTTTCGTTGGCAAAACTTTCCAGCCCGAGGCGTGGCACATCTTTTTCCATACTGAAAATTACGATTTTTATTGTTAATGCTGAATTGAGCTACGATATGCGTTTCCCGTTATTAATAATGTTATTTTTGTTATACGACGATATCGTGTTCATTCATCTAACATGGGATTATGAAGAAACTATTCTTTGTCTTTATACTGTGCCTTGCCGTATTACAGTTATCCGCACAAACGAAGCTAACCGTTGCTGTTGCTGCGAATATGCAATACACGATCAAGGCCCTGATCGCAGCATATAACATGACGGACAAAACAAAGATAGATGTGGTGATAGGCGCCTCCGGTGGTCTTACACAGCAGATCATGCATGGTGCGCCTTTTGATATTTTTGTTTCTGCGGATAAAGAGTTTCCGCAGAAACTGGCTGAAAACAACTTCACCCTGCTGACGCCCAAAGTATATGCACAGGGGCTGCTGGTATTATGGAGCGCGAAGCCGGGTATTCGTCCGGATGCCAATATGAAGGTATTACTGGGTACAAACATCAAAAGCATCGCAATCGCCAACCCTAAGACGGCTCCTTATGGCAGTGCCGCAGAAGCGATCCTGAAAAAATATGCGCTGTATGATAAGGTAGCCACCCGACTGATAAGAGGAGAAAGCATCACCCAGACAAGCCAGTTTATTGCTACGCAGAATGCGGATATTGGTTTTACTGCAAAGTCGATCGTTATTTCTGATGAAATGAAAGGCAAGGGTACCTGGGTGGAACTAAACACCAAAGACTACCCGGCCATCGAACAATCAGCCGCCTTGCTGAAACATGCACAGGAGAATAATAAAGCTGCAGCAGAGAAGTTCTACAACTTCCTGTATTCGGCAAAAGCAAAAGCCATTTATCATCAGTTTGGATATATCGTGAAATGATAGCGCTGGATCCTATATGGCTTACTTTGAAACTGGCACTAAACACGACATTGATATTGTTCATCGTGGCGGTGCCTTTAGCATATTTGTTATCTGTTAAGAAAACAGTCTTCAGTCTTCTCATTGAAGCGATTGTCAGTATGCCGCTGGTATTGCCGCCAACAGTGATCGGGTTTTATCTTTTGCTGGCGTTTAGTCCGGCGAACTTTTTTGGTCACTGGCTGGAAGAGACATTTGATATACGCGTTGTGTTTTCTTACGGCGGCTTATTGATTGCCTCGGTTATCTATAGTCTGCCGTTTATGGTACACCCTGTTCAGTCAGGTTTTTCCTCCTTACCGCCAAGTCTGCGGGAGGCCAGTTATTCCCTGGGTAAATCGAAATGGGAGACTTTTCTAAGAGTGCTGTTGCCCAATATCAAACCATCGCTGCTCACAGGTATTGTACTCACATTTGCACATACGGTAGGTGAGTTTGGTGTTGTGTTGATGATCGGAGGGAATATACCCGGTAAAACCCGTACAGGTTCTATTGCTATCTATGACGAGGTGGAGGCATTTAATTATCATAATGCGAATGTCTATGCCGGCATCCTGCTGGCCCTGTCTTTTTCTATCCTGTTAGTGCTCTATGCATTTAACCGGAAGGCAGGACAGTCGAAATTTTACTAATCTGCAAATAGCTATCAGCTTATGATTGATTTCGCTTTACAGAAGACTTTACATACCGTAGAAGGGGAGATGCCGTTCAATGTCAGTGCGCGCATTGAAAGAGGGCAATTTGTAGGCTTGTATGGGGTATCAGGTGCAGGAAAGACTTCCGTATTGCGTATGCTGGCGGGGTTTATGAAACCGGATGATGGCCACATAAAGGTGGGGAGTGAATTTTGGTTTTATGGTGAAGAAGCGTTTCATATGCCCACACAACACCGGAGTATCGGGTTTGTATTCCAGGATTATGCGCTGTTTCCCAATATGAATGTGGAAGAGAATATCACTTTTGCTTTACGCAAAAACGAGTCTCGCACGATCGTGGATGAATTGCTGGAATTGACAGGTTTGAAGAACCTTGCCAAGAGAAAGATACAGACACTTTCCGGCGGACAACAACAGCGGGTAGCATTAGCCAGAGCGATTGCCAAAAGACCAGCTTTATTGCTGTTGGATGAACCTCTATCTGCATTGGACAGTGGTATGCGTGCACAGTTGCAGGAGACTTTACTGGATGTGCATAAACGCTATGGACTAACGACTATCCTGGTGAGTCATAATGCGGAGGAAATGGTGAAGTTAGCTGATACGGTGATTCACCTGGAGAATGGTAAGTTTCAGCGCCAGGTATCTCCTTCGGCATTCTTCCTGAACGGGGAAGATAGCTCCGGGCTGAAGGGAAAGGTAGTAGCCATAGCACCCGATGGAGAGGTTACCGTACAGGTGGAAAGCGGTGTATTGCGACTAAAATCCCCCAGACAGGACTTACATGTAAACGATCAGGTGGATATCTCCTGTAATGTAGATATGTATCATTTGAAGAAATGATAATAAGGAACATGATAGCCTGTCAACGTTAATTAAATGTTGCGGTATTGCATAGGAAGAGGAATGCGTTTACTTTTATTGTGTATAGTATGTTGGTGAACGTTCAAAAACTACGACGTGAAACAAATTGTTCAATCTCTCCTGTTAATAGTGCTTTTATTGGCCGGTCTGCAAATATCCGCGCAGTCTCCGGTTGCCACAAAACCTTACCGTCTGATTGCTCATAGAGGTCGTGTAGTAGATAGTACAACTGACCAGAATAGCCTGGAGGCACTTAATAAGGCGATCGCCCAAGGTTACTGGATGGTTGAGGTGGATCTGCGGATGACCAAGGACAGTGTCCTCATCACACACCATGATAAAAACTTCCGTTATTCTTTTGGTCTGGACTCCGCAGTCTCTTCTATGACCTGGGCGGCTATCAGTAAATTGCGTAATGCCAACGGTTACCGGGTACAGCGATTTGAAGAAGTACTGGCGCATTGCGAAGGGAAACTCGGCGTCATGATCGATAATAAGCTGGAGGGAAATGATACGGCTGTCTGGATCCGTTTGACCACTTTATTGAAAAAGTATGACTTATATAAAAGCGCACTGATGATTGGTACAGACGAATCCACTCCATACTTCACCGGAAAGGTCAGACTCAGTTGTACCCGTCAGCAGCTGGAAACTAATATTAACAGACCTGACTACAAGGCGTCTAATTATTACCTTTTTTCTGATAAGATCAGTAAGGAGGATTATGTCTGGGCATACGGTCATAACATCCTGGTGGTGGGTGTGATCAATGCCTGGGCATTCCAGCCGGGGGAATCGGTAACTAAGGCAGCTGCGCAGGCAGCAGCGTTGAAGGCAGCGGGTGTGCAGTGTTTTCAGATTGATGCGGAGTATCAACCGTTATTTCAAAAGTAAAGAAGAGCCGTGCGTTTGCAAGATAGCTGCTCCTGAGTCCGGATATTGAGGGGGAAGAGCGTATCAGATAGGAAACTATACATTAAGAAGAACGACAATCGTCTGCAGTAAAATAAAAAAGCGAAACGATCTAAACCGTTTCGCTTTCGTGCGGAAGAGGAGATTCGAACTCCCAAGCCCTTTCAGGCACTACCACCTCAAAGTAGCGCGTCTACCAATTTCGCCACCTCCGCAGCTCTGAAGTGGTGCAAAATTAATCGGTTTTTGATAACGAACAAATTTAATTAGTAATTAACATCATTTTCTTAGCAGAATTCTGAAGGTCGTTCCCTTGTTAAGCTCCGACCAGCGTACAGTTAGCCGCCCTTTATGGTATTCTTCAATAATTCTTTTTGCAAGGGATAATCCCAGCCCCCAACCCCGTTTTTTGGTGCTAAAGCCGGGTTTGAAGACTTTTTCGAAATTAGCTTTTGGGATGCCTTTACCATTATCGGTGATGTCAATGACGATGTTTGTGGGATGATTTTCTATATAAAGATCGATAGTGCCTTTTCCTTCCATGGCATCCAGCGCGTTTTTCAGCAGATTTTCAATGACCCAGTCAAATAATGAAGGCGATATCATCGCAGGAATTTCATGTTCCTGGCAATGCATGGTCAGAATGACTTTCTGCGGCGCTCTTTTCCGGATGTAGGTAACCATCGATTCCACCTGACTGACTACATCACGTTCTTCCAGTTGCGGCACACTACCTATTTTGGAGAAACGTTCTGTAATGAGTTTCAGTCTGTCGACGTCTTTACGCAATTCCGTCGCTACCAGTTCGTTGCCTTCATTGTCTTTCAGGATCTCTATCCATGCCTCTATGGAAGACAGGGGAGTACCCAGCTGGTGGGCCGTTTCCTTGGCCATACCCACCCATAAAAGGTTCTGGGTAGCACGGTTGGAAGTGGACAATGCGACGAGTACGATACTGATAAACAGGGCGACTACAATCAGCTGAATATATGGGTAATAACGTACCTGTTTCAGGATCAGGGAGTCGCCGTAATAGATGTAATTATAGAGATTGTTTTTGGCGTCGATCTCCATAATAAATGGCGGGTGCTGATTTTTGAAAGTGGTCAGCTGATTTTCCATGTATTTGGGATTGCCTGCCAGTTTGGTCGTATCAAGATTACGGGAGTCGATGATGTGACCATTCTCGTTGGTGATAATAACGGGAATGCTGGTATTATTTGTGATAATCTCTACGGCCAGGTTCAGGTTCGCTTCATCGGAAGCCTGGAGCAATTCCCGGTTGGCAGCCACCCAGGTGGCTACTTTCTTGGTTTCTTCTTCTTCCAGTTTGCTGGCGATGCTGCTTACGTACCAGATTGTACCCACAATGATGATCACCGCTGTGGATACCAGTACAAACTTCCAGCCTATAACCTGTTTAAACATACTGGGGACTAAATTAAGTATAATGTGCAATAAGTGTAGTGTAGTCAGAAGCTATTATAATTTGTTGCATATTTGTAAGGGGAAAAATTATTATTCACGCGTAAAAGAGTGCTTTTGTCTGTATTACCATCGGTAGCTGTTGTTATATTGAATTGGAATGGACGTAGTTTTCTGGAAAAGTTTCTGCCATCGGTATGCAGTTCTACATACGGGAACCTGCAACTGTATGTGGCGGATAATGCTTCTACAGATGACAGTGTGGCATTTGTGCGTGAAAAGTTTCCGCAGGTCAGCATTATTCAGAATCCCACCAACGACGGGTTTGCGGGCGGTTATAACATGGCCCTGCAGCATGTAAAGGCGGATATATATGTATTACTGAATCAGGATGTGGAAGTGGAACCGGGCTGGATTGAGCCGGTTGTGGCGCAGATGGTACGCGATCATCATGTAGCTGCCTGTCAGCCTAAATTACGTTTCTATCACAACAAGCAGGAATTTGAATATGCCGGAGCGGCAGGAGGATGGATGGATATCCTGGGATATACCTTCTGCAGAGGCAGAATATTATATACCACAGAGATGGACGAGGGACAGTATGATGATGCACAGGATATTTTCTGGGCAACAGGTGCCGCGCTGTTTATCCGTTCGGCCTGTTTTCATGAAGTAGGCGGTTTTGACGCCAGTTTCTTCGCCCATATGGAAGAGGTAGATCTGTGCTGGCGACTCAAAAGAGCCGGTTACCGTATCTGTTACTGTCCGGATTCTATTGTATATCATGTGGGAGGGGGGAGTCTGCCGCAGGGCAATCCCCGTAAACTGTACCTGAACTTCCGGAATAACCTGATGATGTTGTGGAAAAACCTGCATCCGGCTGACCGCTGGATCGTATTATCCCAACGTTTTTTCCTGGACCTGCTGGCGGCCGTGAAGAGCCTGGTGGCAGGGAAGCCTGCTGATATGAAGGCGATATTCAGGGCTTATGTGGATTATCGTCGTTGGCGGAAGAGTTATAAATTATCGTCCGACAGGCTACCACAGAAGCGTTTGCTGGAACTATCAGGGGTCTTTCATGGTATCATGATATGGCGTTATTACTTCCTGAACCGTAAGACTTTCGGGACTTTGGAAAAATAACTTGCAATATTATTTGACATGATGTAAGTTTGCAATGCGAAATAAATAGCTATGGAACACAATACTGTTGAAAATAAGAGCGACTTTACCGGTAGCTGGGTATCATCTTCCCGTTTCCTGTTTTACGTGACAATCTTCTGCCTGCTGTCATTTGTTTTAGGTGGATGTTATAATCTGTTCAAGCATCGTTACAAGGGTAAACCTGAAGTTGCTGTACCAGAAAATACACTGTACAATCCGAAATATAAATAAGAGACTTAATTATATTGGTGAAAGCCTCCCGGTACTACCGGGAGGCTTTTTTTTGCCTATCCCGCCCGTCAGGGCTCCTCACACTGCAATATCTTCCGGTGACATCCGGATCAAGTCCACGTCTCGTCCATGTGCAAAGCACATATTAAGCTGATAATCTTCTCTGTATAACCCCTGGAAAGTCAGGGGAACGACCCTGTAACTACCTATCTGTCCGTCTTTCGATGACCGGTTGTGTCGCGTATATCCCGGATATGACCCTGGCAGGCTGTATTTCATGTGTTCTTTTAAGAAAAATCCCATCCTGTAAGCGATTATCACCTTATGCCCCAAAATCTGTCATATTCGGTTGAATATTAGCTGTATAAGCAAGATATCCCGTATCTACGGCTTATCTATGATTAACCTCCCTGATGCAATCGGGATTAATACGGTATAGGGAAACCTTTCTGTTGACCTGGGTATAGTCCTGATGCAGATTTACACTATTGTCAGATAATCCTGTTTGAAGTTCACAAGTACAGCTTTTAATCCTAATGATGGTTTACAGCCATTGACTCAGGAAAATCTTCCCGTTGACCTATCTGATATAGAGATAGCTTCAGAAGTCGGGTACTGTTTCAGCGCGTATTTGACAAGGAGGAAAGACGCCTCAATAAGAAAATCTTACAGCTGACGTATTAAATACAGGAATTGTCGGATTGTATCAACAGACCTTTTAAAAGCCCAATGAGATCTGAATAGGGAAACACCTTCAGGTAGACATATCTAATGCAGGATTCACTTTACAGGCTGGGGATTATTACAGTGAACACTTTACAGGGCTAAGTTATCTGACGGGGGAGATTCGCACTAATAAATATCTTTTTGTTGTTAATGGCGTGCAGCATGATATGAAATGTATTTATAAATAAATGATTTTCAATCATGTAGATGATATCCAAAGGATAAGGCGTATGAATGAAACAGCAATGTTGAACAAGAAGATCCGTATACAGCAAAGAAGGAGAAACACTGCCTGAAAAGGGATTAAACGCTGCTGTAAGGACATAAAAAAAGTCCTGATGTAGAACACCAGGACTTTTAACTGTGAGCGGAAGACCGGGCTCGAACCGGCCACCCCGACCTTGGCAAGGTCGTGCTCTACCAAATGAGCTACTTCCGCAGGTAAAAGAATCAATTTAATGTAGTGAATCACTACCTGAACTGATATCTATTGATAAGAACTTTTATAACTGTGAGCGGAAGACCGGGCTCGAACCGGCCACCCCGACCTTGGCAAGGTCGTGCTCTACCAAATGAGCTACTTCCGCAGGTGAAAAAATCAATTTTATTTGGCAACTGCTTACTTAAAACTGACCGTCTTGTTAAGAACTTTTTTCGTTTTCCGTTCGCGTTGTTCGCGATTGGGATTGCAAATGTACAACATTGTTTGAAACCACAAAATATTTGTACGGTTTTTTCAGAAAAATGTGCAATATATATCGGGCTGATTATCGCAATGTTTGTTCTTTTGTGAGCTGAAATGCTTTGCGGTAAAGTATTTTGAAGCGTATGTATGACGGAGTCAGGGATATCGTCTTTCCTTATATTTTTATAACATGACAACGTTTTCGTATACGGGATCGGAAAAATATCAATG contains the following coding sequences:
- a CDS encoding oxidoreductase, which codes for MDTQRKTWFVTGCSQGIGLELVNQLLAAGYNVAATGRNLNTLKKAVGNTSAQFLPLQVDLNDETSIAKAVDATIKQFTSIDVLVNNAGYGLIGGIEETSAKEAQAIFDINVFGLLNVTRAVLPHMRAAGSGRIFNISSVFGLIAGGGWGLYCGSKFAVEGISEALAQEVQPFGIQVTIIEPGYVRTNFLSSGSIIVPEHPIAAYSTIQEEKRKHKEEVPGTQLGDPAKLAAVIIATSTAAEAPLRLLLGSDALLFANYKIDMLQQGIAANREVTLSTDFK
- a CDS encoding helix-turn-helix domain-containing protein codes for the protein MEKDVPRLGLESFANENFKVPFLNVELYPLDAKYFSVENRERYPVKDYISPNRRQFYKIFHMTAGTGVLTVGLHQYLMNAGEIAFLHPDEIMSWQTTSAETGGHFCLIHPAYFTQETHLVQLFRNYPFFQPANAVVQLTEAQSANINRSFEQIWEEDRGQNEDKKQAILLHLQMILLESQRAGRNLVNTAVPDNYRYIHGFLSLLETNFQVKTMDDVVKMKTAGEFADQLNVHPNYLNTLVRNQTGKTLREHIQDRLLYEAKVLLLQTDWDINAISYTLGFSEHAAFTSFFNKKEHITPSRFRKNALLQVNI
- the modA gene encoding molybdate ABC transporter substrate-binding protein, whose amino-acid sequence is MKKLFFVFILCLAVLQLSAQTKLTVAVAANMQYTIKALIAAYNMTDKTKIDVVIGASGGLTQQIMHGAPFDIFVSADKEFPQKLAENNFTLLTPKVYAQGLLVLWSAKPGIRPDANMKVLLGTNIKSIAIANPKTAPYGSAAEAILKKYALYDKVATRLIRGESITQTSQFIATQNADIGFTAKSIVISDEMKGKGTWVELNTKDYPAIEQSAALLKHAQENNKAAAEKFYNFLYSAKAKAIYHQFGYIVK
- the modB gene encoding molybdate ABC transporter permease subunit → MKLALNTTLILFIVAVPLAYLLSVKKTVFSLLIEAIVSMPLVLPPTVIGFYLLLAFSPANFFGHWLEETFDIRVVFSYGGLLIASVIYSLPFMVHPVQSGFSSLPPSLREASYSLGKSKWETFLRVLLPNIKPSLLTGIVLTFAHTVGEFGVVLMIGGNIPGKTRTGSIAIYDEVEAFNYHNANVYAGILLALSFSILLVLYAFNRKAGQSKFY
- a CDS encoding ABC transporter ATP-binding protein, which translates into the protein MIDFALQKTLHTVEGEMPFNVSARIERGQFVGLYGVSGAGKTSVLRMLAGFMKPDDGHIKVGSEFWFYGEEAFHMPTQHRSIGFVFQDYALFPNMNVEENITFALRKNESRTIVDELLELTGLKNLAKRKIQTLSGGQQQRVALARAIAKRPALLLLDEPLSALDSGMRAQLQETLLDVHKRYGLTTILVSHNAEEMVKLADTVIHLENGKFQRQVSPSAFFLNGEDSSGLKGKVVAIAPDGEVTVQVESGVLRLKSPRQDLHVNDQVDISCNVDMYHLKK
- a CDS encoding glycerophosphodiester phosphodiesterase, with amino-acid sequence MKQIVQSLLLIVLLLAGLQISAQSPVATKPYRLIAHRGRVVDSTTDQNSLEALNKAIAQGYWMVEVDLRMTKDSVLITHHDKNFRYSFGLDSAVSSMTWAAISKLRNANGYRVQRFEEVLAHCEGKLGVMIDNKLEGNDTAVWIRLTTLLKKYDLYKSALMIGTDESTPYFTGKVRLSCTRQQLETNINRPDYKASNYYLFSDKISKEDYVWAYGHNILVVGVINAWAFQPGESVTKAAAQAAALKAAGVQCFQIDAEYQPLFQK
- a CDS encoding sensor histidine kinase, which gives rise to MFKQVIGWKFVLVSTAVIIIVGTIWYVSSIASKLEEEETKKVATWVAANRELLQASDEANLNLAVEIITNNTSIPVIITNENGHIIDSRNLDTTKLAGNPKYMENQLTTFKNQHPPFIMEIDAKNNLYNYIYYGDSLILKQVRYYPYIQLIVVALFISIVLVALSTSNRATQNLLWVGMAKETAHQLGTPLSSIEAWIEILKDNEGNELVATELRKDVDRLKLITERFSKIGSVPQLEERDVVSQVESMVTYIRKRAPQKVILTMHCQEHEIPAMISPSLFDWVIENLLKNALDAMEGKGTIDLYIENHPTNIVIDITDNGKGIPKANFEKVFKPGFSTKKRGWGLGLSLAKRIIEEYHKGRLTVRWSELNKGTTFRILLRK
- a CDS encoding glycosyltransferase family 2 protein, with the protein product MLLSVLPSVAVVILNWNGRSFLEKFLPSVCSSTYGNLQLYVADNASTDDSVAFVREKFPQVSIIQNPTNDGFAGGYNMALQHVKADIYVLLNQDVEVEPGWIEPVVAQMVRDHHVAACQPKLRFYHNKQEFEYAGAAGGWMDILGYTFCRGRILYTTEMDEGQYDDAQDIFWATGAALFIRSACFHEVGGFDASFFAHMEEVDLCWRLKRAGYRICYCPDSIVYHVGGGSLPQGNPRKLYLNFRNNLMMLWKNLHPADRWIVLSQRFFLDLLAAVKSLVAGKPADMKAIFRAYVDYRRWRKSYKLSSDRLPQKRLLELSGVFHGIMIWRYYFLNRKTFGTLEK